The Culicoidibacter larvae DNA segment ACTGGCAGAATAACTCAAGTTATTATCGCCATTTAAATCATAACCATCAAAGCTAGCAAGACCAATCAAAAACGGCGAAAGCTTTGTCATCAGCGGTGCATCTTCTACTGAGGCACTATTGCTTTCGTCTTCAGCAGTATCATCAGTTGTTTCTACTTTATTATCTTCAGTATTATTTTCACTTGCTTGAATATCTGTTTGTTCATTCTCATTACTGAAGTTAATCGCAAAAACATTTAAATTCATTTGCGATACTACTACAAGCGTTGCCACTAATAAAAGGCAACTAATTTTTACTATTTTTTTCATAGGAAAATCCCCCTTAAATATAGATTATAAATAAATCATAGCCTATTAATATTCCTTATTCTGTATATTATTGGTTTGAATTGTGAGATTTATGATGCGTTCGCTTATGCATGACTTTTTTTAAATTAGCCATTGTACGTAAAGACCAAAAAAATTGCAAGAACAGAAAAATTATTGGAATAACCAACATAATGACTACGCCAATTTTCAATATCGTAAATCCAAAAGAATCAAATAGTTCAAACTCATTCTCAGAATTTAAAAACAAATTTTGATCATACCAGCCACTTTCTGTGTTATTTACCAAGGCTGAACTTTCAATTAAGGTTATTGGTACGCTAGTTGAAATACCTAACGCATTAAATGAAATCTCGTATGTTCCCACTTCAAACCTTAACTTACTTGTATCGACTCCATCTATCGGTAACTCCTCAAGAGTATCAATACGCCATGCATGGGCGTCAGTAGCCTTTATCCAATCATATATTTGATATCTTTTTGCATCTGTAATACTTATAGTTACTCCAGTAGCATCAATAGCATTATTTCCGGTAATAAAGGTAAATGGACCTTCAACAGTAATATAAATTGTTTCTTCAAGTGCTAAACCATTTTGATTATAATAAATCTTTATCGGGTATGTTCCTGGTCGGTATGAACTACTTTCCAATTTTTGAATAGTATTAGCTATAGCCTCATCTTGAGATTCATAAAATTCCGGAGTAACTGCAAATGTTTTTACATTTAGCAAACACAGTATGGAAAATGAAAAAATAATAGTTATGATAGTTTTACGCATCTTTTCTCACCTCTTCAATAGGCAATATAATTGTGAGTAAAACACCATTATCTTTCTTTTCAAATGTCGCACTGCCACCATGTCCGGACACCATACTCTTTATTGTATACATTCCTATACCGCTTCCAAAATTGATATCCTCATCGTTTATATGATAAAACAAATCAAATACTTGTTCGAAATCAATATTCTCAGTGTTCTCTTTATCATTGTAGGCCTCAATAACTAAAAAACCATTTTCGGCAAACATGCTAAGTTCAAATTCTCCGTACTCATCAGCATACTGACAAGCATTGGAAATAATATTATGAAAAACCTGCTTTAATTCAAGCGGTTGAAAATATCCATAAATTTCTTTTGGGGCATCTAAAGAAACAGTTAGATGGCGTTTTTCAAATAAAGTTGCAAATAGCTTTAGCATATCCTTTGCTACTGCTACCACATTGATGACCGTTGCATTGTTATCAACTATTTCTTCTTCATTCATCACTAATAAAGCTTCACTTATTTCATTCATAAGTTGATCATCAATATCTGCTAAGTCTTGAAGTATTTTCAACTCAAGTTCATCATTAGGATTAAGATAACCTTGGAGACGTTCATTCTGAATCATCGCAATATTTATTGGAGTCTTTAGATTATGAATAATCGCAGTTGCCAATCGTTTTTGATAAACTGTACGTTCTTTTTGTTCTTGAAGTTCTCGCTCCAAACTAGAATAGTTATCATCAATCTTAGACATTTTCCCTAATAAATCTTCACTAAATATACTTAAATCTTCTGATAATGCATCATACTCCATTTCACTGCTGCTCTGTAACTCATCAAAACGATATTCTTTTAAGTTCATAATGTTTTTTTGAAGCCGACGAATTGGCAATATAAGTTGGCGGAATAAAATCACAACCAAAACTATCATAATTACACTAAGAATTACAATTCCAGTCATAAGAATACTCATGATAATCTCAAAGAAAACTTGACTGCTCATCTTATGAATCGCTAACCATACCTGATAAATACCATTACCATTTTTCACCTCAAAGGCACCATGATAACTCAAATAGTCATTATCGGTTTCAGCTTTAAGCTTTGAAAAACTTGTTTCAGCCATATTCGAAAAGATAACTGCTGCCTCTTGTTTAACAACAATATCTAGCTTGTACTCACTTGCGAATTTTTCAATTTCTTGTGCAACAATGCTTTGATCAACTGCTAATCTTTCATTCAGTTGTGACCGGATTTCATTGACTTCATTCTGTTCTAATTGAGTATATAAAGAAGGAATATTATATATTAAAAAAGCCAAAGCAATAACAATAATAATATACAAACAGCCAATAACATTAAACAGCATGCGCCAATTTATTTTTTTCTTATTCCGACCATTCATAACCAATACCACGAACCGAATAAATACTAAATAACTCTAATTTGCGTCGAAGCTGTTTAATGACTTGGTCAACGTTCCTAGGATCAACTGAAAATTCATTTCCTTTCCAGATTTTAGAAATAATTTCTTCTCTTGGAAGCACAGTGTTTTTATTCAACAAGAAAATGATTAACACATCGAATTCTAAACGGGTTAATTGAATTTCTTGTTCGCTTTTAAACACTTTTCTTTCAGAAAAATTGACCTTTAATTTTTGCGATCTACTTTCTAAATACTCAACTTCTTCAGTGAATGCACCTTTATGAAGTGCTCGGTTAATTCTAGTTAATAAGACCCGTATTGAAACCGGCTTTTTAATAAAATCACTGGCGCGCAACTCTAAGCCACGAACCTCATCGTCTTCTTCATCAGAACCAGTCAGCAAAATAACTTTTACTCTTGAATCCAATTTTTGTAGAATTGCCAAAAACTGCAATCCATCAATCATATCCATCATGATGTCACTAAGTACTAAATCATATCGTTTATCTTTAAACAAACTTAATCCATCAGCAACATTTGAAGCGAGATCAACCTCGTATCCTTCAAGTCGCAGTACCTCAGCAATAACACTTTGGAATTTTATATCATCATCAACAAATAATATTTTATACATATAATCCCCCCAGATTAATCAATGATATTATTAATATTCTCCTAATTCTGAGTCTACACTAACTCTAAAACAATTGCAGTAATATTTGAGTGAGTTTTATGAGTTTTGTGATACTTGACTCGGCATAGTTATGTCCTATCATACTCTGAATATACAATGTTTTGTAAAAAAATACATATATACATAGTTTTGTTGATAATGCACAAATAATATTCATACTGCAAATTCTATGCATTTTACTATCACAATAGCTATAATATGAATATATACATACCTGTGAGGCGTTATTATGAAGAAAAACTATAATGAATCCTTTGAAGAACTTGGCAAACAACTAAAAAGCATTCGCAAGGGCAAAAATATAACTCAGACAGAAGTTTCAAAAGCATTACTTAGTCAGTCGCAAATTGCAAGAATCGAGAACAATATCTCGATGCCTTCAACACAAAATTTTATTAATATTTTGGATAAACTGAATATCACCCCGAATGAGTTTTTCTATATTTCCAACGGGATAGAAAAGAACCCAAAAGTTATCCTCTTAAATTTATTACAAGAGCTATCAAATACCGGAAAAATTGAAGTTGCAATAACTGCCAAAGAATTATGCACTTTATATCATAATCAACTAAATGATCCGGTTTTTGCTGAGTTTCTAACAATAATTGACTGTCACTTATATGTCATGAAACATCATACATTTGTTGTCCCAAAGAAATTATTAAATCAGCTTCACAAAATTTGGGATAACCTATTCATCATGGAAGAATGGCATCTCTATGAATTAAATTTAATTTGCTATGTAATATTATTCGGTCAACTTGATAATTCGATAGAAATCGGGATAGACGCAATTTATCACGCAAAAAAATACAGATTTTATAAAGAAGCAAATATAATTATCCAACAACTCTATTTTTCATTAACAACGTTGCTTATCCAAAACCAAAAATATGAATTAGCACTCCAGTATTGTACCGATTACTTTGAATCAAATCTATATGGAATTGCACTGCACTTATCTATTTACACCTTATATAACAAAAGTATTGCATACACTAAATTAAATAATTTTGAGCAATCTAATACTACTTTAGCAACAGCGCACTCATTGGAATCTCTGCTCGGACTTCCAAAAGATACTTACCCTAATTACATGCAATTATTAATTGATTGAGTGCATTTTTTTGAATTAAGGAAAAATAAAAAACCATCAGTTGAACGGACTGATGGTTTTTCTAGGGTTTTTGCGCATGGACAACGCATTAAAATAAAGTTTTTCATCAAAGATTCTTAAGGGGGATATCTATCATAAGATGAAAAATGAGGAAAATGATAATTTTAACATATAAATTATCATCGATGTATCTTTGCTGTTGCTACTTCTAAGATACTCACTTATTATAGCAACCTGAAAAGTAAAAATAACTATTTATAAAAATTTTTATACTATTTTTTTCCATAACTATTCCAAGCATCAATTCCAGCTTTAACTGAACGGCTCATTTCATCCATGAAATCAGTACCATTTTTACGTTTATACATCCATAAACCGAAGTTATCTTCTTTTTCCGGATACTTCTTAGCAGTGTTCATTTCCACCAGCTCTGCATCCGTAAGTTCCTGATATTCATTTTCGAAGACAACATATTTGGCATCATAACGGTCTCGTTTCACGCGCTCCATATCCTCAGGGTAATGACCAAAGGTTAACATCGTCACCGGAAACGCTAATTCCGGTAATTTGAATAAATCACGGTGAGCCTCATAATGTTCCATGATATCACCAATGTAGCATGAACCAATGCCCAAGCTTTCAGCGGCGATGACTGCGTTTTGGGCAGCGATGATGGCATCGTTCGCCGCCAACAGGAACTCGCCTTCTTGTGGGTAGTGCATAGCTTTGTCTTGTTCTGCGCACCATTGTGGGACACCTGATACGCGATAGTATTCATACCACTTACTGAAATCCAAAACAAAAACTAAAACCATCGGCGCTTTAGCGATGAATGGTTGGTTATCACAGCTTTTCACCAAAAAATCCTTCTTTGCCTGATCGGTGACGTCAATAATTGAGTAAAGCATCATATTTCCGGCTGTTGGTGCACGCAATGCACTATGTAAAATTGCCTGCTTATCCTCCGGACTGATTGGCTTGTCAGCATAACGCCGCAATGAACTGCGTGCTTCGATGACTGATAATACTTGATTCATCTTGCATACCTCCTTAATATTGTTAATAATTATAACACTCACAATTCAAATTGCAATAACTTTCCGCAATTCTTCGTGGAAATTGCTATACCAGCTCCCCTGATTTCTGCTATACTATTAAGGAAAGGATGTGCCGCAACGTGCCAATCACTCTACTTGCTACAAATGAAGTTATCGAAAAAATGCATTTTTTTTATAGTGAACAAATTGACGCGAAAACGCCGCCCTACGCGGTCTTTCGCGCTCGCACCGATAACTGTGTTATTACCGCCTATGAATCGCTGAAAGTTGTCTTTCAGGGCGCGGGCGAAACGCAGGAAGCCAAGCTCTGGCAAGGCTTCCTGCCAGAGTCAGCCAGTAGTACGGCTAAGCCAGTACCTGCAAAGTCTGATGGCCACAGCGCCGGTAAGTACCGGCACTTGCAGGCGATCGGTTCGGATGAATCCGGCGTCGGCGATTATTTCGGGCCGCTGACTGCGGCCGCGGCCTACATCGGGCATGAGCAACAAGCCATTGTTGCTCAGTATCGCTTGCTTGACAGCAAGCAGTTGACCGATGACTACATTCGCAGCATCGCGCCAAACTTGATGCAAGAGATTCCTTATAAAATTGCTATTATGCCAAATGAAAAGTACAACCTTTATCAGGCACAGGGCGTGAACGCCAACAAGATGAAAGCTATTCTCCATAATCATGCGCTGAGCGATTTAAAAGGCCGTATTACTGCGCCAGTAGATTTGATTCTTGTTGACCAGTTCGTTAATGAGCGCAAATATTATGAGTATCTGGCGGGAATGCAGCCATTAACCGGTCTGACCTTCGAAACCAAGGCTGAAAACATGCATCCGGCGGTAGCAGCTGCTTCAATTCTAGCCCGCTACACCTATTTACAGGCCATGGATAAATTGTCGGCTGAGGTTGGAGTTCAACTTTTAAAGGGTGCGAATGCTAAGGTAGATGAACAAATTCGCATGCTGGTTGCTCAAAACGGCAAAGAAATCCTGAATCATATCGCCAAAGTACATTTCGTTAATACCGAAAAAGCTTTGGGAGAAAATTAAAAAAGAGTTATCCTCAGGATAACTCTTTTTCTCTTTACATAAATAATTGCTTGCGGATGCCATAAAACAGGAGTTGATGTAAACTAATCCAAATGACAGCCGCAAAAATAACTTCTGCGATGGCAAGCGGCAGGAAAAAAATATTATTGCTGATTGCAAACCATAATGCAAATTGGCCACCATAAAGCAGGATGTAAAGAAAAATAATAATGATGTACAAAGTTGTACGATCCTGATACTCTGACACTCGCTTCAACCAGTAATCCTTCAATTGCAAAATCAATAATATCGCTGTTCCCAGCCAATATGTTGCTGGTATCATGAAGTCAAAAACTACAAGAATACCGGCAAGCCATTGAAAAGTAATAAACAGGCATAAGTGAGTAAGTGTTGCGGCATCCAGATGCCAGCTATATTGCACCTTATTTGCAAATTGAATTCGTTGCAGGGAAAACGGCGTTTTTTGCAACCATCGTTCAATTAGTTTAAGCAACAGCCATGATATTAGTGGTGCAAGCAAGATAAAGAGCACTCCGGCCAACAACTCTGAAATAATATAATCATTCATGTTCTTCATCATCCTTCTCACTTAAACGCAGTCGTTTGACTTTTTGATATATTTGCCAAATATGATTTTCATCATTAGAAGTTAACTGGGCAATAACATGGGCACGATTTTCATGAATATGAACATAACCAAGCGCCGCAAATAAATCTTCATCACCGCTGTCACTAAGAATGCTGATTTTAGAAAATTCAAAGAAGCTCAGGAAGTCAGCGTGCCGTTCCAGAACGGTACGCTGACCAGTATTCGTGTCAATAACAAAGCCCTTCACATCTTTTTGGTATAGAACCCCTGAGGGCGAAACGATTTCTAAATACACGTTACGCACCTACTTCTTCATTATTTTGGAATAATTCTTCAACACTACCAATATACAAGAACTCTTGCTCTGAAAACTGATCACAACGTCCATCAAGAATCATTTCAATACTGGTTAAGGTATCTTCTAATTGCATAAAGACTCCCGCTTTACCGGTGAATTTTTCAGAAACTGCAAATGGTTGCGAGAAATAGTTACGGATTTTACGGGCACGGTTTACAATGTTTTTATCATCATCGCTAAGCTCTTCCATACCAAGCACATTGATAATTTCTTGTAACTCAGTATACCGTTGTAAGGTTGCTTTAACACTATTGGCAATATTATAATGACGCTCGCCAACAAAGTGTGGGTTGAGAGCCCGAGACGAAGATGCTAATGGATTGATTGCCGGGAAAATACCTAATGAAGCAATACTTCTTTCCAAAACGATTGTTGAATCCAAGTGACTGAATGTTGCTGCTGCTGATGGATCATCTACGTCATCAGCAGGTAAGAATACTGCCTGAATTGAAGTAATTGAACCATCCTCAGTTGAAGCAATACGCTCTTGAAAAGCACCGATTTCTTTACTCAGGGTCGCTTGATAGCCACCAGTAATCGGAATCTTGCCTAACAAAGCGGCAACTTCTGATCCCGCTTGAACAAATCGGAACACATTATCAACAAAGAATAAAACATCCTTCTTGTTAACATCACGGAAGTACTCAGCAATTGTTAATCCGGTCATTGCTGCCCGCATCCGTACTCCCGGTGATTCATTCATTTGTCCTAATACAACCGCTGTTTGTGGCAGCACACCACTCTCTTCAAGTTCTTTATAGAGGCCGATTCCTTCACGAATCCGTTCACCGACTCCAGCAAATACTGAATAACCGCCTTGTAATCCAACATTATTAATCAGCTCTTGCATTAATACGGTTTTCCCTACACCGGCACCACCAAACAGTCCAGCCTTGCCACCTTTTAAAATCGGACACATAACGTCGACAACTTTAATTCCGGTAAGCATAATTTCTTTCTCAATAGAGAGTTGGGTAAAGTCCGGTGAATCACGGAAAATTGACCACTTTGTTTCAGCAAGTGGCGCCGGCTTACCATCAATTGGCTCACCATACACATTCATCATTCGTCCTAATACTTCCGTGCCTACCGGCACCTCAATTGAACGTTTTAAATTTACAACTTTATCACCGCGACGAAGTCCACTGACTTCACCAACAGCAATCGCCTTTACCGTACTGATTCCTGAATGTTGCACAACTTCGGCAACATACGTTCCTTGATAAGTTTGGTATTCTAAGGCATGGCCGATTTCAGGAAGATACTCGTTGCCGAATTCAATTTCCAAAACAAACCCGCTGATTGCGATAATGACACCTTGTTCTTTTTGGCTTATCGTCATTCTTTTTCCTCCTTAATAATCTGAGCTCCAGTTATAATATCAATAAGTTCGCCTGTTGCTTGCTGCAACCGGCTTTTTTTACGTAATGCAATTGATTCATCCAATCGCTCACTGGTATTTTCATTTGCTGCTTTCATGGCAATCCGCCGCGCACAATACTCACTGGCAACTGAATAAAGCAGCATACTGTATATTAAACCACACAGATAGTTTTCTAAAAGTTGGTACTCCAACTCATCATCTTGTTCTTCAAAGTCAAGCACACCACTTAATTCATCAGTAACTGTTGCTACTTCCGCCTCCGGTAAATCGGGATAAATTTTGGTAAATTGTGCTTGCGACTGTACAGCATTTAAATACTGCGTAAACACTACATAAATACTATCAAAACGACCACTACGAATATTGCGAATAAGCTCTGTTGTAAGAATTGTTGCCTGCTCTAAGTTAATTGCTTCAAGCGGCTCGTTGATGGTCTGAATAATTGTTTGTTCTTTTCTTTCTAAATAACGCTGGCCCTGATTGCCAATAACAATAAACTCTTTATTGGCGTCCGTCGGTAATGTCGTTAATAGTTTATCAATTTGCTTGAATACTTCTAGGTTATAGGCACCACAGAGACCGCGATTCGACGTTACCATGAGAATCGCGATATTTTCTTCCGTACCTTCACCAGCACCAAAACTAATAGTATTTGAAAGCTGCTGTAAACTTTTCAAAATTGTTGTGTAATAAGCTACTGCGCTTTCAGCCCGCTGACGGTAACCGCCAAGCTTACTTAATGTTGAGAGCTCCGTTACCCGTACAATTTTCTTGGTTGTATTTAAAGCATTAATTTTTTTAGTTAGTTCTTGAATTAATCCTGCGCCCACAAAAACGCCTCCTTGGTTTGCACAATCAATTGTGTACAAACGACAATAGCCGCTTCATCAAGTTCGCTTAATTCTGGTAATCGCTGGCTGAGTGCACTAAAATCAGTATCGATCAGACTTTTTTCAAGTAATACTGTTTTAAATGCATGTACTTGTTCAATCGGAACATCAATGAAGAACCCTTCTTGGAAAGTAAAAAGCAATAATACCAGTTGCGCTAAAGCGTTGGGAGTTACAATCGGCTGTTTGAATATTTCCAATAATATCTGCCCATTAGTAATAGTTTTCAAGCTTTCTTCATCTAAAGAGTTATCAAATGCCAAGAATTCTTTTAGTTCATCAAATTGTGATAAGATCAAAGTTAAATTCTTGCTAAGCTTACGCACTATTGGGTGCTGTGCATCGCCACCAACCCGAGATACTGATAAACCAATATCAACTGCCGGTTTTTGACCGCTGTTAAATAGATCAGAACGCAAAAATAGCTGCCCATCAGTAATTGAAATAACATTGGTCGGAACATAAGAGGTAATATCATCCGAAAGCGTTTCGACAATCGGCAAAGCTGTAATTGAACCGCCGCCATTCGCTTCATTCAATTGAACCGCGCGTTCCAATAAGCTTGAATGGATGTAGAAGATATCACCAGGATATGCTTCACGCCCCGGTGGACGACGGAACAGTAATGTAATTGCTCTGTAAGCATCAGCATGTTTACTTAAATTATCAAATACAATCAAGACATCTTTTCCTTGATCGCGCCAGAATTCGGCAAGCGCCATACCAGTGTATGGTGCTAAGTACTGCATTGTTAAACTGCTGTTTGCCGCAGCACTGACTATTGTTGTATACTCAAGCGCACCATATGTTTTTAAAGTATGGGCAACATCTGCAACATAAGACAACTTTTGGCCAATAGCCACATAAATACAACGAACATCTTGACCGCGTTGATTGATAATCGTATCAATTGCAATTTGGGTTTTTCCGGTCTGTCGGTTTCCTAAAATAAGTTGCCGTTGACCACGACCAATTGGGGTGATTGCATCAATAATTGATAAACCGGTAATCAATGGCCGTGAAACACCATCAATAGTCATAATTGGTGGTACAACATTGAATGCCGGATAACTTTTACCGGTTTCACCTAATGAAGAACCATCCATTGGTGTACTCAACGAGTTAATTACTTTACCTAAAAGTTCATCTCCAACCGGAGAACTAAAAATTGTTTTGGTTGAGACAACTTCCATTCCTTCGCAAATATCGTTTGTATCTTCAAAAAGTCCGACACCCAGAAATTCTTCACCTAAGTCAAGCACTAAACCATTATATTGTTGATTAATGATGACAACTTCATGCAATCTCGCTGCTTCAAGTCCGGAACAAAAAATAATTCCATCAGCAACACGCTCGACACGGCCATAATTTTTTATGTATTCCAGATCAACCGGAAGTTCAAATTTATCTGCATCAAAGTTTATTTGCTTATTCATGCATTCACCACCTCTTTCATTTCTCTGATATATCCATTGACTAAAGCTTCATAGGATAAATCTATACTTATATTTTCGTGACGAATCACAATACCGCCCAGCATATTGCGGTCGATAGTTGTTTTAATTCGGTATTGGGGATAAGTTTCACTCCACAATGCCGAAAAAGTTTCTTCAGCCTCGCTATCAGCAACTGTAATTTCAATAATACCGGTATAAAAATAAATATTGTAGCATTTTACGAAGTTACTGTATAACGCAATCATTTGTCGGTAAGAATATTTTGTTAACATGTAAAAGAGGAACTGAATAAATTCAGCATCCAGATTTGCTAACAGTTCGTCATCATACATTGCCTTTAACTGTTGTTCTTCTGAAAGAAAACGATTCTGAATAATTCGTTTTACTTTAAAGGTTCTGAGTCGTTTATAAAAAGTTGCAAATGATTCTGCAAACGATTCAAGTTCTTGATGTGAATACATATCGAATATTCGCAAAATAACTCTGTATGGTAAAGCACAACGCACCTTATATTGCTCCATAACCACACTAAACTCATTAATAGCATGTTGTAAGAAACGTGGCTCTTCAGCCTTATTTTTTTGTAACACATCCGTATATAACTTTTCAATTAACGTTGTGTCAACATTTATATCATTTTTAGACTCTGTTGACGCAACTTCTTTTGTGTTTGCATCAGCCTTAATTGCTAAAACTTGTTCGGTAAATTTAGCCTCAATAGCTGAGCGCTCAATGACATAAGTTTCTCTTGCTGTTTTTATTTCAAAAGCAAAGCGTTCCGACATTTGTGCGGTTTTTGTTCGCTGAGCTTCAAGTTCATCGCCAAGTTGCGTATTTAAAGCCTTATAATGCTCTACTTGTAACTGCAATTGCTCCTGACGAATAAAATTCTCATCATGCAATGAGTCAAACAAAACAACAAACCGCTTTTGAATCTGCTTTTTAAGAAAAGTAATCATCTCAATAAAGCCGAAAACAATTAAAACGCAAAGGACAATGCCAATCAATATAATTTTCATGATTAATTCATATCCCTTCGGTATTAATGTATAAACGGATTAAGGAAAATCAATACAATTGCAATTGCTAAAGCAAACAATATCAATACAATCATTGTCAATAAGCCAATGAACAACATATTCATAACTTCCGGTTTGGCACTCGGGTTTTTACCGACTGCCTCGGTCGCCTTACTCACAGCAATTCCTTGACCGATACTCGCGCCTAAAACTGCTAAACCAATTGCTAACGCAGCGCCAAGAACACTCAGCCCAACTACTAAATTCATATCCATATTTTTTTCATCCTTTCGTTCTCACTGCCACATTCAATATGCCAGAGGAAATCCTAATCTAGGTAAGTGTAAAATAACAACTGGTTCGCTTCATCGTAAACAGCAACCCGAAAATCAAACTGCTCAACACTCAATGCCGTTATCCGCGTCTCAAACTGCCAAATATCAGCATCGCGCTGTTCAAGTTCGCCCTCAAAAAACGACTGCCATTCACGATCATCGGCAACATCATTTTTGTTGCTGCGTTCAAGAATCACTTTAAAATTACTTATATCTTCTTGATTTTCGAAACGAAACTCAAGAAGAAAATTATTTATCGCAGTAATCGAATTGCTACTGCTTCCAACTACATCGCTATCAACTTTTTCTTCAATCAGCACCAGTGATGCCGGCTGTTTAAAAGTAAATGTCGAATCGAGCGGGTATGTAAAGGTTTCAATAGCGCCGCTTGCTCTATCTGCTGCTACAATTTGTAGCTCTGCTTTATAATCCTGCTCTTCTGCGGATGTTTCCGGGACAAGTGTAATTGAGCCATCACGCTTATCCGTAATAACTGCATCGATTGCTCCGCCAAACCAACGATTCTCAGTAAGAACAACATTTGCATCCAACATCTCGTAATCATCAGACTGCCAATCATATTCAACACGAATCGCTTGTCCTGCTGCCCGCACCGACTGCAGTCCACTCATTCTTGTTGTCGGCATCGTATAATATTGCGCAGATTGATTCAATAACATTTCTTCACCATTAGTTAATTCAATTTTTAATTGGAATTGATACGCCGTTTGCGGCTTCAATCCACGAATAGTAATCTGCTCACCAATATCTGCTAAACGGCTTGCATTCACTGCTACTTCAAAACTCTGACCAAATAATGATTTTTCACTAACTACTAAAGTCGCCTTACTGATACCTTCGATTTTCACATCAGTGGCTACTGTAAGCGTCATATCACTTGAACGTGCTAAATCTACATTGTATAAAGCCCGGACTGACTGAGTACTCAACTCAGGACTCAGTACGCGAATCGTCTGTATCCCACTATTATCACCTAAATCAAACTGATAACTTAAACGCAACTGATAATCATGATTGCTAGCCAAATTTGTAACATTCAAAATGCTTTCATTACTATTATGATAAAGCGTCTGCACCACGCTGTTATTAGCTAAATCTAAAACCTCAACACTAATCGGTCCAACTAAGGTATGATCAATATCATAAATTGTTAACTTAGTTGCGACGCTGGTTACCCCGGCGTCAACATAATCAAATTGCACTGTAGGAATCTTTCTTGCCATATTGGCA contains these protein-coding regions:
- a CDS encoding ATP synthase F0 subunit C translates to MNLVVGLSVLGAALAIGLAVLGASIGQGIAVSKATEAVGKNPSAKPEVMNMLFIGLLTMIVLILFALAIAIVLIFLNPFIH
- a CDS encoding F0F1 ATP synthase subunit delta — protein: MKIILIGIVLCVLIVFGFIEMITFLKKQIQKRFVVLFDSLHDENFIRQEQLQLQVEHYKALNTQLGDELEAQRTKTAQMSERFAFEIKTARETYVIERSAIEAKFTEQVLAIKADANTKEVASTESKNDINVDTTLIEKLYTDVLQKNKAEEPRFLQHAINEFSVVMEQYKVRCALPYRVILRIFDMYSHQELESFAESFATFYKRLRTFKVKRIIQNRFLSEEQQLKAMYDDELLANLDAEFIQFLFYMLTKYSYRQMIALYSNFVKCYNIYFYTGIIEITVADSEAEETFSALWSETYPQYRIKTTIDRNMLGGIVIRHENISIDLSYEALVNGYIREMKEVVNA
- a CDS encoding FoF1 ATP synthase subunit gamma, with the translated sequence MGAGLIQELTKKINALNTTKKIVRVTELSTLSKLGGYRQRAESAVAYYTTILKSLQQLSNTISFGAGEGTEENIAILMVTSNRGLCGAYNLEVFKQIDKLLTTLPTDANKEFIVIGNQGQRYLERKEQTIIQTINEPLEAINLEQATILTTELIRNIRSGRFDSIYVVFTQYLNAVQSQAQFTKIYPDLPEAEVATVTDELSGVLDFEEQDDELEYQLLENYLCGLIYSMLLYSVASEYCARRIAMKAANENTSERLDESIALRKKSRLQQATGELIDIITGAQIIKEEKE
- a CDS encoding F0F1 ATP synthase subunit alpha, producing the protein MNKQINFDADKFELPVDLEYIKNYGRVERVADGIIFCSGLEAARLHEVVIINQQYNGLVLDLGEEFLGVGLFEDTNDICEGMEVVSTKTIFSSPVGDELLGKVINSLSTPMDGSSLGETGKSYPAFNVVPPIMTIDGVSRPLITGLSIIDAITPIGRGQRQLILGNRQTGKTQIAIDTIINQRGQDVRCIYVAIGQKLSYVADVAHTLKTYGALEYTTIVSAAANSSLTMQYLAPYTGMALAEFWRDQGKDVLIVFDNLSKHADAYRAITLLFRRPPGREAYPGDIFYIHSSLLERAVQLNEANGGGSITALPIVETLSDDITSYVPTNVISITDGQLFLRSDLFNSGQKPAVDIGLSVSRVGGDAQHPIVRKLSKNLTLILSQFDELKEFLAFDNSLDEESLKTITNGQILLEIFKQPIVTPNALAQLVLLLFTFQEGFFIDVPIEQVHAFKTVLLEKSLIDTDFSALSQRLPELSELDEAAIVVCTQLIVQTKEAFLWAQD
- the atpD gene encoding F0F1 ATP synthase subunit beta, whose translation is MTISQKEQGVIIAISGFVLEIEFGNEYLPEIGHALEYQTYQGTYVAEVVQHSGISTVKAIAVGEVSGLRRGDKVVNLKRSIEVPVGTEVLGRMMNVYGEPIDGKPAPLAETKWSIFRDSPDFTQLSIEKEIMLTGIKVVDVMCPILKGGKAGLFGGAGVGKTVLMQELINNVGLQGGYSVFAGVGERIREGIGLYKELEESGVLPQTAVVLGQMNESPGVRMRAAMTGLTIAEYFRDVNKKDVLFFVDNVFRFVQAGSEVAALLGKIPITGGYQATLSKEIGAFQERIASTEDGSITSIQAVFLPADDVDDPSAAATFSHLDSTIVLERSIASLGIFPAINPLASSSRALNPHFVGERHYNIANSVKATLQRYTELQEIINVLGMEELSDDDKNIVNRARKIRNYFSQPFAVSEKFTGKAGVFMQLEDTLTSIEMILDGRCDQFSEQEFLYIGSVEELFQNNEEVGA